The following are encoded in a window of Telmatobacter sp. DSM 110680 genomic DNA:
- the crtI gene encoding phytoene desaturase family protein — MVEKRIAIIGAGPGGLAAAMLLARRGFQVHVFEKAPVIGGRNAEVVLGDYRFDLGPTFLMMKFLLDELFEETGRSSNSYLDFRLLDPMYQLNFCDKTMLARSRPDDMKAEIEKAFPGEGRNLDKFLSAESKRFEKLYPCLQKPYGTLASLLSSTLLAAVPHISAGRSLHDVLSKYFNAEELRLAFTFQSKYLGMSPWDCPGLFTMIPYTEHAHGVYHVQGGLCRISEAFAKVAREEGALIHTSAPVKRVIVKGRKACGVELESGEKFDCDDVVINADFGYAMSHLFDEGVIRRYNPQAMKKKRFSCSTFMMYLGVDRTFDTQHHSIVFAEDYKKNLEDISLRKVTSNDISVYIRNSAVTDPTSAPAGHSALYILVPVPNNSSGIRWSEEKHAYRARVLQILQQRTEFRDLEKHIRTELIITPEDWESGKSVFMGATFNMGHGWNQMLYMRPHNEFEEVGNTYLVGGGTHPGSGLPTIFESARISSNLICQKYDVDYPRPKPFKEMKIA; from the coding sequence ATGGTTGAGAAGCGTATCGCGATCATTGGTGCGGGGCCAGGAGGGCTGGCTGCGGCGATGCTTCTTGCCCGGCGGGGTTTTCAGGTTCATGTCTTTGAAAAAGCTCCTGTAATCGGCGGCAGAAATGCCGAGGTGGTTCTGGGTGACTATCGATTCGACCTGGGACCTACCTTTCTGATGATGAAGTTTCTCCTCGACGAACTGTTCGAGGAGACTGGGCGCTCGTCGAACAGCTACCTTGATTTCCGCCTGCTCGACCCCATGTACCAGCTGAATTTTTGCGATAAGACCATGCTTGCCCGGTCGCGTCCCGATGATATGAAGGCAGAGATTGAAAAAGCCTTCCCGGGAGAGGGCCGCAATCTCGACAAGTTTCTGTCCGCCGAGAGCAAGAGATTTGAAAAGCTCTATCCATGCCTGCAGAAGCCGTATGGCACGCTGGCGAGTCTGCTGAGCTCAACTCTTCTTGCAGCGGTTCCTCATATTTCAGCTGGCCGATCGCTCCACGACGTCCTGTCTAAATACTTCAACGCCGAGGAATTGCGTCTCGCGTTCACTTTTCAGTCGAAGTACCTGGGCATGTCCCCCTGGGATTGCCCGGGGCTGTTCACCATGATTCCCTACACCGAGCATGCTCATGGCGTGTATCACGTGCAGGGCGGTCTTTGCCGCATCAGCGAGGCGTTCGCCAAGGTGGCGCGCGAAGAAGGCGCATTGATTCATACTTCGGCGCCGGTGAAGCGGGTCATCGTGAAGGGCCGCAAGGCATGCGGCGTTGAGCTCGAAAGCGGAGAGAAATTTGACTGCGATGACGTCGTCATCAATGCCGACTTCGGTTACGCGATGAGTCATCTTTTCGATGAGGGTGTGATTCGCCGCTACAATCCGCAGGCAATGAAGAAGAAGCGATTCTCCTGCTCCACTTTCATGATGTATCTCGGCGTTGATCGGACATTTGACACTCAGCACCACTCCATCGTCTTTGCAGAGGACTATAAGAAGAACCTCGAAGACATCTCGCTGCGTAAGGTCACCTCGAATGACATCTCTGTTTACATTCGCAATTCTGCTGTGACCGACCCTACAAGTGCTCCCGCAGGTCATTCGGCGCTGTACATCCTCGTTCCCGTTCCCAACAACAGCAGCGGTATTCGCTGGTCCGAAGAGAAGCACGCTTATCGAGCGCGCGTATTGCAGATTTTGCAGCAGCGAACGGAATTCCGCGATCTGGAGAAACACATTCGCACGGAACTGATCATCACTCCGGAAGATTGGGAGTCAGGCAAGTCAGTATTCATGGGCGCGACTTTCAACATGGGTCACGGTTGGAATCAGATGCTCTACATGCGCCCTCACAATGAATTTGAAGAGGTGGGAAATACCTACCTTGTTGGCGGAGGCACACATCCCGGCAGCGGACTGCCCACCATCTTCGAGTCGGCGCGCATCTCGTCAAACTTGATCTGCCAGAAGTACGATGTCGACTATCCTCGTCCAAAACCATTTAAAGAAATGAAGATTGCATGA
- a CDS encoding aldehyde dehydrogenase family protein gives MTPVSAAERVRTAKTAQLLWARLSVNARCRALSKLRVEIARRSEEIVRVIRKDTGKVALDALGGDVMVTLEQMRFYERRTAKILKSRKVGKPAFFYSGASFRESFEPHGVVLIYSPYNYPFQLSVVPLITALIAGNAVILKCSEKTPGVAGLIGDLCKAAQLPPDLVQVVDDPPNRALELLDAHPDMVFFTGSSIVGGIIAKRAAGLLIPTVMELGGKDPGIVFADCNLERTVEGVVYGAFSHAGQVCVGIKRLYVEQAIYEVYLRKLIERVARLRIGEHEDADLPSFGPASSCKALASQIEEAVHTGASIAWPKDRPASGEFPIILTDVPADSRLMREETFGPVLCVFPFRDEQDVIGQVNAVPFALSASVWTGNRSRGLAVADQINAGSCAINDVIRNIANPYASFGGNGISGHGRYHGPQGLFAFSRIKSVMTADERKNSEQHWFPFTSKTVTGLNRLLKFRHSAGAVGAMIGRFIPLFICGLLSLAVESQPAHHPGHLIISVSAPAHAHGEIAYLVFASPRGFPNDRTKALKRGFVPVPPNNSPVVIDAGELAPGRYAVSVYEDVNGNQKLDMGLLGIPKEPVGASNNPAPHFGPPHFDECAFNMGNSDQKIAISLVEHNG, from the coding sequence ATGACGCCTGTGAGCGCCGCAGAGCGAGTGCGCACTGCCAAAACTGCGCAGTTGCTCTGGGCGCGTCTTTCCGTCAACGCCCGTTGCCGCGCCTTGTCGAAGCTGCGTGTTGAGATCGCCCGTCGGAGCGAGGAAATTGTTCGCGTCATCCGGAAAGACACTGGTAAGGTCGCTCTGGATGCGCTCGGCGGCGACGTCATGGTCACGCTTGAACAAATGCGGTTCTATGAACGGCGAACCGCGAAGATCCTCAAGTCGCGCAAGGTCGGAAAGCCAGCTTTCTTCTACAGCGGAGCAAGCTTCCGCGAGTCCTTCGAACCGCATGGTGTTGTTCTCATCTACAGTCCGTATAACTATCCGTTTCAGTTGTCCGTCGTTCCGCTGATTACGGCGTTGATTGCAGGGAATGCTGTGATCCTGAAGTGTTCGGAGAAGACACCTGGTGTGGCTGGGTTGATTGGGGACCTTTGCAAGGCAGCGCAGTTGCCGCCCGATCTCGTGCAAGTGGTAGACGATCCGCCGAACCGCGCGCTTGAACTGCTTGATGCTCATCCGGATATGGTCTTCTTCACCGGCAGCAGTATCGTTGGCGGGATCATCGCCAAGCGCGCCGCCGGGCTTTTGATTCCCACGGTCATGGAGTTGGGGGGCAAAGACCCCGGCATTGTTTTCGCGGACTGTAATCTTGAGCGCACGGTAGAGGGCGTGGTCTACGGGGCTTTCTCGCATGCTGGCCAAGTGTGCGTCGGCATTAAAAGGCTTTATGTAGAGCAGGCAATCTACGAAGTGTATCTCCGCAAACTTATTGAACGCGTTGCCAGGCTTCGTATTGGAGAGCACGAGGATGCGGACCTGCCCTCTTTCGGGCCGGCTTCGTCCTGCAAGGCGCTCGCTTCGCAGATCGAGGAGGCCGTTCACACCGGCGCCAGCATCGCCTGGCCGAAGGATCGCCCTGCTTCCGGCGAGTTCCCGATCATTCTGACCGATGTTCCTGCAGACAGCCGTCTGATGCGCGAAGAGACATTTGGTCCGGTGCTCTGTGTCTTTCCGTTTCGTGACGAGCAGGATGTGATCGGCCAAGTGAATGCGGTTCCGTTTGCGCTTTCTGCGAGTGTCTGGACCGGCAATCGTTCTCGTGGTCTCGCCGTTGCCGACCAAATCAATGCGGGATCCTGCGCCATTAACGATGTGATTCGCAACATCGCTAATCCATACGCTTCTTTTGGAGGCAACGGTATTAGCGGCCATGGGCGCTATCACGGCCCGCAGGGGCTCTTTGCCTTCTCACGCATCAAAAGCGTGATGACTGCAGACGAACGAAAGAACAGCGAGCAACATTGGTTCCCGTTTACGAGCAAAACGGTCACCGGCCTTAATCGCCTGCTTAAGTTTCGCCACTCTGCCGGTGCGGTTGGAGCGATGATTGGACGGTTCATTCCGCTCTTTATTTGTGGTCTACTTTCACTTGCCGTTGAATCTCAGCCGGCTCACCATCCTGGACACTTAATCATTTCCGTCAGCGCGCCGGCGCACGCCCACGGCGAAATTGCTTACCTCGTGTTTGCATCCCCTCGCGGATTTCCAAACGACAGGACGAAGGCTCTGAAAAGAGGGTTCGTCCCGGTTCCTCCAAACAACTCGCCTGTCGTGATTGATGCGGGTGAACTTGCTCCCGGTCGTTATGCAGTCAGCGTCTACGAGGACGTGAACGGGAACCAGAAGCTCGACATGGGCCTTCTGGGTATTCCTAAGGAACCGGTCGGGGCGTCCAACAATCCCGCGCCGCACTTCGGCCCTCCCCATTTTGATGAATGCGCCTTCAACATGGGTAACTCAGATCAGAAAATTGCGATCTCGCTGGTGGAACACAATGGCTGA
- the crtI gene encoding phytoene desaturase family protein — protein sequence MAEHREKSRVVVIGAGIGGMSTAIMLARGGYDVTILEKNSHLGGKLNVLETKGFQFDLGPSILTLPHIFRPIFEGDGKRLEDYVSLVRVDPQWRNFYEDGTVLDLYEKTERMRMELARFGPKAFEDYERFVDYSRAQYRAVERGYLNEGLDTFFQMMKFYGLGGAGDMDYLNTMSGGIRKRVENPYLRDMFEYFIKYVGSSAKDAPGFMNLMPNIQLEFGLWYVQGGLYQLAVAFFRKLREVGVQIYLGQKATRILQRGDRVTGVEVESSDGIRNTYEADYVVSNMEVIPALQQLMNESPATLRKFRRFEPSCSGIIVHLGLNRTYPQLAHHNFFYSRNQHAHFDRVFHDKKLPDDPTIYLVAPTRSDPTQAPPGCDNIKILPHIPYLNDKNPYTREQCVELKELCLDKLERMGLTDLRRHVVVEDFWTPFDIEEKYASNRGSIYGVVSDRMRNFSFKAPKQSSKYRNLFFVGGSVNPGGGMPMVSLCGQHVARMIINQGKPE from the coding sequence ATGGCTGAGCATCGTGAGAAGTCTCGCGTTGTCGTGATCGGCGCCGGAATCGGCGGTATGTCGACGGCCATCATGCTTGCACGCGGCGGGTACGACGTAACGATTCTCGAGAAAAATTCCCACCTCGGCGGCAAGCTGAATGTGCTCGAGACTAAAGGATTTCAATTCGATCTAGGCCCTTCAATCCTGACGCTGCCTCACATTTTCAGACCAATTTTCGAGGGAGACGGCAAGCGTCTTGAGGATTATGTTTCGCTGGTGCGCGTAGACCCGCAATGGCGCAACTTTTACGAAGATGGAACGGTTCTCGATCTCTACGAAAAGACTGAGCGCATGCGGATGGAGCTCGCACGCTTCGGCCCGAAAGCGTTTGAGGATTACGAGCGCTTCGTCGACTACTCGCGCGCGCAATATCGTGCGGTTGAGCGTGGATATCTGAACGAAGGGCTCGATACGTTCTTCCAGATGATGAAGTTTTATGGTCTGGGAGGCGCCGGCGATATGGATTATCTGAACACAATGTCCGGCGGCATCCGCAAACGCGTTGAGAATCCTTATCTCCGCGACATGTTTGAATACTTCATCAAGTATGTTGGCTCCTCGGCGAAAGATGCTCCGGGCTTCATGAACCTGATGCCGAACATCCAGCTCGAATTCGGGCTCTGGTATGTTCAGGGCGGACTTTATCAACTCGCCGTCGCATTCTTCAGAAAGCTCAGAGAGGTTGGCGTTCAGATATATCTCGGACAGAAGGCGACGCGCATTCTTCAGCGAGGCGACCGAGTAACCGGCGTTGAGGTCGAGTCCTCGGATGGCATCCGCAATACCTACGAAGCAGACTACGTTGTATCGAATATGGAGGTCATTCCGGCGCTGCAGCAGTTGATGAATGAGTCGCCGGCAACTCTGCGGAAGTTCCGGCGATTCGAGCCGTCCTGCTCGGGAATTATTGTTCATCTGGGCCTGAATCGAACCTATCCCCAACTTGCACATCACAACTTTTTCTATTCACGCAATCAGCACGCGCACTTTGACCGCGTATTTCACGACAAGAAACTCCCCGATGATCCGACAATCTATCTTGTTGCGCCCACCCGCAGTGACCCTACGCAGGCGCCACCCGGGTGCGACAACATCAAGATCCTTCCTCACATTCCTTACCTGAACGATAAGAACCCGTATACGCGTGAGCAATGCGTCGAGCTTAAGGAACTGTGCCTCGACAAACTGGAGCGCATGGGTTTGACGGATCTGCGCCGCCATGTGGTGGTTGAAGATTTCTGGACGCCCTTTGACATCGAAGAAAAGTATGCTTCCAATCGAGGCTCAATCTACGGCGTGGTTTCAGATCGAATGCGGAATTTCTCTTTCAAGGCGCCTAAGCAAAGTTCAAAATACCGCAACCTCTTCTTTGTCGGCGGCAGCGTTAATCCGGGTGGCGGTATGCCCATGGTCTCGCTCTGCGGACAGCACGTGGCACGCATGATCATCAACCAGGGCAAGCCGGAGTAG
- a CDS encoding glycosyltransferase, whose amino-acid sequence MAWLATFCLLGLPAGFLLLWHIPSCRSKICSGHEAISLIIPARNEEGNLPGLLGSIRESAAQPAEIIVVDDASTDATASVAEAHGAVVLRSHPLPAGWTGKNWACFQGAQQASADVLLFLDADAWFSHQGFEHIANAYCIGGDGGVAMSVLPYHVVKKPYEELSLFFNLLMAMGAGGFGWLGGPRLFGQSLIVSRDLYNAGGGHESVSKNILENLALSSHFERAGGRCICYGGRGVLNVRMFPNGFAQLCEGWTKAFADGAAASGAAILCLSIFWLTAMCTCFLAIWLAHGHWRITFGLIYILFALQLLYFARQIGNFSAVVCLFYPLPLFFYFGLFARSLYRKLFHRSVNWRGRTL is encoded by the coding sequence ATGGCATGGCTAGCGACATTCTGCCTGCTTGGATTGCCAGCGGGCTTTCTGTTGCTGTGGCACATCCCGTCGTGCCGTTCGAAGATCTGCAGCGGACATGAAGCAATATCGCTGATCATTCCGGCGCGAAATGAAGAAGGCAATCTCCCTGGCCTACTCGGCTCGATTCGCGAATCTGCTGCCCAGCCGGCGGAAATTATCGTGGTTGACGATGCCTCGACGGATGCAACAGCAAGTGTCGCCGAAGCGCACGGCGCGGTCGTGCTCCGCTCGCATCCGCTTCCCGCAGGATGGACCGGAAAAAACTGGGCATGCTTTCAAGGAGCTCAACAGGCAAGTGCGGATGTGTTGCTATTCCTTGATGCTGACGCATGGTTCTCTCATCAGGGTTTTGAGCATATTGCCAATGCCTACTGCATTGGCGGAGATGGCGGGGTCGCGATGTCTGTTTTGCCATATCACGTCGTGAAAAAGCCCTATGAAGAGCTATCACTGTTTTTCAACCTGCTGATGGCGATGGGGGCAGGCGGGTTTGGCTGGCTTGGTGGCCCCCGTTTGTTTGGACAGTCCCTGATCGTCTCGCGCGATTTGTATAACGCAGGAGGAGGTCACGAATCAGTTTCAAAAAACATCCTCGAGAATCTTGCTCTCTCATCGCATTTCGAAAGAGCCGGTGGCCGGTGCATTTGCTACGGTGGACGAGGCGTGCTGAACGTAAGAATGTTTCCCAACGGCTTTGCCCAGTTATGCGAGGGTTGGACAAAAGCCTTTGCCGATGGAGCGGCAGCATCTGGAGCGGCCATTCTTTGCCTGTCCATCTTCTGGCTGACCGCGATGTGCACGTGCTTTCTAGCGATTTGGCTTGCGCATGGACACTGGAGGATCACCTTCGGCCTCATTTACATTTTGTTCGCGTTGCAGCTGCTCTATTTTGCCCGGCAAATTGGGAATTTCAGTGCGGTTGTCTGCCTCTTTTATCCGCTTCCACTTTTCTTCTACTTTGGTCTTTTCGCGCGCTCTCTCTATCGCAAACTATTTCATCGCAGCGTGAACTGGCGGGGCAGGACCCTATGA